From Mya arenaria isolate MELC-2E11 chromosome 1, ASM2691426v1, a single genomic window includes:
- the LOC128233693 gene encoding uncharacterized protein LOC128233693 isoform X2, whose product MKLLVLLIGLFLVVETVSAQQGNCHTIDSCSCVYDDGVIVNLTSLARTDGLPNFSNKTDNHGDTYSWNPCVPFSFIGPNNDTECEGVAVCMIRQGFPNPLIYDLGKQDSAMFNADENGTLTLTYTSDQGDFKRTTTIILQCKDNSIFNFFEIDGEQDINNDTIDYKMTLLSQWSCAYAPSITPAETPSSGLNGGVIFVIVVFSLLGAYLIFGGMYQALIKKESGMRLCPNHGFWCAIPDAFRGKKANIINTDGGNKYESI is encoded by the exons ATGAAACTGTTGGTACTACTGATAGGATTGTTTCTGGTAGTTGAGACAGTTTCTGCTCAACAAGGAAACTGCCATACGATAGATTCATGCTCCTGCGTCTACGATGATGGAGTGATAGTCAATTTGACATCACTGGCAAGAACAGATGGCCTGCCAAA TTTCAGCAACAAGACCGACAATCACGGGGACACATACTCGTGGAACCCGTGCGTCCCTTTCTCCTTCATAGGACCGAATAATGACACCGAGTGTGAGGGTGTTGCG GTGTGTATGATACGCCAAGGCTTTCCCAACCCGTTAATCTACGATCTAGGTAAACAGGACAGTGCTATGTTTAACGCTGACGAAAACGGAACACTGACTTTGACCTACACTTCGGATCAAGGTGACTTCAAACG CACTACGACTATAATACTTCAGTGTaaagataactccatattcaACTTCTTTGAAATTGATGGAGAACAAGACATCAACAACGACACCATCGACTAT AAAATGACACTGTTAAGCCAGTGGTCATGCGCATACGCCCCAAGTATAACTCCTGCAGAGACACCATCATCCGGTCTAAATGGTGGAGTCATCTTTGTAATTGT AGTGTTCAGTCTGCTTGGCGCATACCTTATTTTCGGTGGGATGTACCAGGCTCTGATTAAGAAGGAATCTGGTATGCGGCTGTGTCCTAACCACGGGTTCTGGTGCGCCATTCCAGATGCCTTCAGG GGCAAGAAAGCCAACATTATCAACACCGACGGTGGAAACAAATACGAGAGTATTTAA
- the LOC128233693 gene encoding uncharacterized protein LOC128233693 isoform X1 → MKLLVLLIGLFLVVETVSAQQGNCHTIDSCSCVYDDGVIVNLTSLARTDGLPNFSNKTDNAGSGDTYSWNPCVPFSYIGPKNNTECEGVAVCMIRPGFPNPLMYDLGKQDSANFNVDENGTLTLTYTSDQGDFKRTTTIILQCFDSTVFDFFVIDGEQDINNVTIDYKMTLASKWSCAYAPSITPAETPSSGLNGGVIFVIVVFSLLGAYLIFGGLYQALIKKESGMRLCPNHQFWCAIPNVFRGKKSNVINTDGGNTYESI, encoded by the exons ATGAAACTGTTGGTACTACTGATAGGATTGTTTCTGGTAGTTGAGACAGTTTCTGCTCAACAAGGAAACTGCCATACGATAGATTCATGCTCCTGCGTCTACGATGATGGAGTGATAGTCAATTTGACATCACTGGCAAGAACAGATGGCCTGCCAAA TTTCAGCAACAAGACCGACAATGCAGGTAGTGGGGACACATACTCGTGGAACCCGTGCGTGCCTTTCTCCTACATAGGACCGAAAAATAACACCGAGTGTGAGGGTGTTGCG GTATGTATGATACGCCCAGGCTTTCCCAACCCGTTAATGTACGATCTAGGTAAACAGGATAGTGCCAATTTCAACGTTGACGAAAACGGAACACTGACCTTGACATACACTTCGGATCAAGGTGACTTCAAACG CACAACGACTATAATACTTCAGTGTTTTGATAGCACCGTATTTGACTTCTTTGTAATTGATGGAGAACAAGACATCAACAACGTCACCATTGACTAT AAAATGACACTGGCAAGCAAGTGGTCATGCGCATACGCTCCAAGTATAACTCCTGCGGAGACACCATCATCCGGTCTAAATGGTGGAGTCATCTTTGTCATTGT AGTGTTCAGTCTGCTTGGCGCATACCTTATTTTCGGTGGGCTGTATCAGGCTCTGATTAAGAAGGAATCTGGTATGCGGCTGTGTCCTAACCACCAGTTCTGGTGCGCCATTCCAAATGTTTTCAGG GGCAAGAAATCCAACGTGATCAACACCGACGGCGGTAACACATACGAGAGTATTTAA